A DNA window from Hordeum vulgare subsp. vulgare chromosome 1H, MorexV3_pseudomolecules_assembly, whole genome shotgun sequence contains the following coding sequences:
- the LOC123403955 gene encoding putative fatty acyl-CoA reductase 7: MDAATVIGCFRDRTILITGSTGFLGKLLVEKILRVQPNVRKLYLLVRAPDAASAHHRMLTEVVGTELFDVLRSRHGADFSSFIENKISPLAGDIVYESCALSSSTIDQMSKEIDVIVSVAATTSFYERYDVALASNALGVAHVCQLATKCSNLKMLLHVSTAFVAGDQEGLLLEKSFNSGESLRKGYTLDIESEIKFVENVKSKLRMQLCSDKIEKKEMKELGLKRARHFGWPNVYSLTKALGEMLLGNLGRDLPVVIVRPSIILSTFQDPIPGWIEGTRTIDMLYVAYNDQTIPCFIADRNVISDMIPGDMVINAMMVAMAINWDKHNTQTIYHVTSGHRNPLNYSNAEESLYEYFRANPRVSKDGRIIKNKRVLLFKKYTHFHLYMILRYKLALEVLHMMNVFGDSFSKYYNKLNRGYNFLTLVAKLYAPYVFFKGCFDDTNMRKLWVVTTTDKLNDGSIFGCDPACINWGLYLVNTHIPAVMANARKANQMKKANKSA; this comes from the exons ATGGACGCCGCTACGGTGATAGGGTGTTTCCGGGACAGGACCATCCTCATCACGGGCTCGACGGGCTTCCTCGGGAAAT TGCTGGTGGAGAAGATACTAAGGGTCCAACCAAACGTAAGGAAGCTCTACCTCCTTGTGCGAGCACCAGACGCCGCATCTGCCCACCATCGCATGCTCACGGAG GTTGTAGGAACAGAACTGTTTGATGTTCTACGAAGCAGGCATGGAGCTGATTTCAGTTCTTTTATCGAAAACAAAATTTCGCCTCTAGCGGGAGACATAGTGTATGAAAGTTGTGCACTCTCAAGCTCTACGATTGATCAGATGTCCAAAGAGATCGATGTCATTGTCAGTGTTGCTGCAACTACTAGCTTCTATGAGAG ATATGATGTTGCTTTGGCATCAAATGCCTTAGGGGTCGCCCACGTGTGTCAGTTAGCAACCAAATGTTCTAATCTCAAAATGCTCCTTCATGTTTCCACTG CTTTCGTAGCCGGCGACCAAGAAGGCTTGTTATTGGAGAAATCATTCAACTCAGGTGAATCTCTAAGGAAAGGTTACACCTTAGATATTGAATCTGAGATAAAATTTGTTGAGAATGTCAAGTCAAAACTCAGGATGCAGTTATGCAGTGACAAGATAGAAAAGAAGGAAATGAAGGAACTTGGATTGAAAAG GGCTAGGCACTTTGGTTGGCCTAACGTGTATTCACTCACAAAGGCTTTGGGGGAGATGCTACTTGGGAACTTAGGACGAGACCTTCCGGTTGTCATAGTCCGTCCTAGCATCATACTCAGCACTTTCCAAGATCCAATTCCCGGATGGATAGAGGGGACTAG GAcaattgatatgttgtatgtcgcCTACAATGACCAAACAATTCCATGTTTCATTGCTGACCGTAATGTCATAAGTGATATG ATACCAGGAGACATGGTGATTAATGCAATGATGGTTGCCATGGCCATTAATTGGGACAAGCACAACACGCAAACAATTTACCATGTGACCTCGGGACATCGGAATCCACTAAACTACTCTAATGCAGAGGAATCACTCTATGAGTACTTCCGTGCAAATCCTCGTGTATCCAAGGATGGAAGGATTATCAAGAATAAAAGGGTTCTCCTTTTCAAGAAATACACACATTTTCATTTATACATGATCCTACGGTATAAGCTAGCATTAGAG GTGTTGCATATGATGAATGTATTTGGTGATTCGTTTTCCAAGTATTACAATAAGCTGAACCGCGGCTACAATTTCTTGACACTTGTCGCCAAGTTGTATGCTCCATATGTCTTCTTTAAAGGATG CTTTGATGACACGAACATGAGGAAGCTGTGGGTGGTGACCACCACAGACAAGCTAAATGATGGTTCCATCTTCGGTTGTGATCCTGCCTGCATCAACTGGGGTTTGTACCTCGTGAACACACACATTCCCGCTGTTATGGCGAATGCACGGAAGGCCAATCAGATGAAGAAAGCCAACAAGAGTGCATAA